In a single window of the Orbaceae bacterium lpD04 genome:
- a CDS encoding mechanosensitive ion channel translates to MQNYLIKLLNQYNVQFSQYIALGLILCLIIFIAVIVHLVVHRILLKNFSHNHTGKNWGRYFIEHKVFNRLAYVLQGLLVYMQARLWLNDDELLQEILIVASQIWILISITLSLFSFLDTGLSISQRNGLVKRLPIRGVIQSIKIIMSILMTILTISLLIDRSPLLLLSGLGAMTAVLMLIFKDPLLGLVAGIQLSANKMLNVGDWLEMPKYGADGDVIDINLTTVKVQNWDKTITTIPTYALISDSFKNWQGMTDSGSRRIKRSIYIDTTSVHFLNAKACEKLKKSQLIAPYIEDKLAEITRYNDSNHINVDDEINARRLTNLGTFRAYLEAFIRNNPQINKEMTLMVRQLSPTSNGLPLEIYAFTNTTQWAVYENIQADIFDHIFAIISEFGLRIHQTPTGYDIGKLGSALKH, encoded by the coding sequence ATGCAAAATTATCTTATCAAGTTACTCAATCAATACAATGTGCAGTTTTCTCAATATATTGCACTAGGTTTAATTCTGTGCTTAATTATTTTTATTGCCGTTATTGTGCATCTCGTTGTCCACCGGATATTGCTCAAAAATTTTAGCCATAATCATACAGGTAAAAACTGGGGACGGTATTTTATTGAGCATAAAGTATTTAACCGCCTTGCGTATGTACTACAAGGTTTATTAGTCTATATGCAAGCAAGGCTCTGGTTAAATGATGATGAGTTATTACAAGAAATACTCATTGTTGCTTCACAAATTTGGATATTAATTTCAATTACTTTATCGCTATTTTCATTTTTAGATACTGGCCTTAGTATTTCACAGCGTAATGGATTAGTAAAAAGACTGCCGATCCGCGGCGTGATCCAAAGTATTAAAATTATCATGTCGATTTTAATGACTATTTTAACCATTTCATTATTAATCGATCGCTCACCGTTATTACTGCTTAGTGGACTTGGAGCAATGACGGCAGTGTTAATGTTAATATTTAAAGATCCTTTATTAGGACTCGTTGCTGGGATCCAACTTTCAGCAAATAAAATGCTTAATGTTGGTGACTGGCTTGAAATGCCTAAATATGGCGCTGATGGTGATGTAATCGATATTAACTTGACCACCGTTAAAGTACAAAACTGGGATAAAACAATTACGACAATCCCAACTTATGCATTGATTTCAGATTCATTTAAAAACTGGCAAGGTATGACAGATTCTGGAAGTCGCCGCATAAAAAGAAGCATTTATATTGACACAACTAGCGTTCATTTTTTAAATGCTAAAGCCTGCGAAAAACTGAAAAAATCACAGCTGATTGCCCCTTATATTGAAGATAAACTTGCCGAAATAACGCGTTATAATGATAGTAATCATATAAATGTTGATGATGAAATCAATGCAAGGCGTTTAACCAATTTAGGGACTTTTCGCGCATATTTAGAAGCCTTCATTCGTAATAATCCACAAATCAATAAAGAGATGACCTTGATGGTGCGTCAATTATCACCAACCTCAAATGGCTTACCTCTCGAAATTTATGCCTTTACAAATACCACTCAGTGGGCTGTTTATGAAAATATTCAAGCCGATATTTTTGATCATATTTTTGCTATTATTTCAGAATTTGGCCTACGTATTCATCAAACGCCAACTGGCTATGATATCGGTAAATTAGGTAGCGCACTTAAGCATTAA
- a CDS encoding glutamine amidotransferase: protein MKILFIGESWHIHMIHTKGYDSFTSSRYEEGATFLLDCLKKASVDITYMPAHQVLIEFPTTLQELNQFDSIVISDIGSNTFLLPNKTFYGLEKTPNALNLIKAYVQNGGGLLMIGGYLTFMGIEGKGNWRNSQLAEALPVEMLAYDDRIECPEGVTPKALLSNHSLLAGINNDWPVFLGYNKVMAKENTETVVDINGDPLIVLGNYQQGKVACFTSDCAPHWGSPQFLQWESYTKLWLNILQAISKTN from the coding sequence ATGAAAATTTTATTTATTGGCGAATCATGGCACATTCATATGATCCATACCAAAGGCTACGACAGTTTTACCTCTAGTCGGTATGAAGAAGGTGCTACGTTTTTATTAGATTGTTTAAAAAAAGCAAGCGTTGATATCACGTATATGCCGGCTCATCAAGTGTTAATCGAGTTTCCAACAACATTACAAGAGTTAAATCAATTTGATTCTATTGTGATAAGCGATATAGGTAGTAATACCTTTTTGCTACCCAATAAAACGTTTTATGGCTTAGAAAAAACACCTAACGCCCTCAATCTTATTAAAGCCTATGTTCAAAATGGCGGCGGGCTATTAATGATCGGCGGTTACCTTACGTTTATGGGCATTGAAGGGAAAGGTAACTGGCGTAATTCTCAGCTTGCTGAGGCGTTACCGGTTGAAATGTTAGCTTATGATGATCGTATTGAGTGCCCTGAAGGCGTTACGCCGAAGGCACTATTAAGCAATCACTCTTTGTTAGCCGGCATTAACAATGATTGGCCCGTATTTTTAGGTTATAACAAAGTTATGGCCAAAGAAAATACCGAAACCGTTGTTGATATCAATGGCGACCCTTTGATTGTCCTTGGTAACTATCAACAAGGTAAAGTCGCTTGTTTTACAAGTGATTGTGCACCTCATTGGGGAAGCCCCCAATTTTTACAATGGGAAAGTTATACCAAGCTATGGCTAAATATTTTACAAGCTATTAGTAAAACAAATTAA
- a CDS encoding 5-methyltetrahydropteroyltriglutamate--homocysteine S-methyltransferase has protein sequence MSTYPIFRADHVGSFLRPKYLLDAREQFAIKQISFEQLRAIEDKAIAEIVKFQEDVGIRSVTDGEFRRTYFHLDFLQQLGGVTTDAPGTLIDSDGKEKLLPPNIRVTGKVKHINDIQLADFNYLKSQANTLSVPKVTIPSPTMLHFRGGRAGIDEKAYPVLEPEFYNDVAKAYALELESLYNAGCRHVQMDDTNLAYLCDEKMRDAARKRGDDPNQLPFKYAEFINKVVDLKPKGLILSIHLCRGNFKSTFAASGNYGPVAQALLSEMKLDGYFLEYDDERSGGFEPLKYLPKGKIAILGLISSKFAQLENPDDIKRRIDEAAKFAPLEQLALSPQCGFSSTVHGNNITLDDQRAKLKLTVDIAKDVWGSTEIN, from the coding sequence ATGAGTACATACCCTATTTTTCGTGCAGACCATGTTGGTAGCTTTCTACGCCCAAAATATCTGCTTGATGCACGTGAACAATTTGCGATTAAACAAATTTCATTTGAACAATTACGGGCAATTGAAGACAAAGCGATTGCTGAAATTGTAAAATTTCAAGAAGATGTCGGTATTCGTAGCGTGACTGATGGGGAATTTCGACGTACTTATTTTCACTTAGATTTTTTACAACAACTTGGCGGCGTTACAACTGATGCACCAGGAACCTTAATTGATAGCGATGGTAAAGAAAAATTATTACCACCCAATATCCGCGTAACGGGTAAAGTTAAACATATTAATGATATTCAGCTTGCTGATTTTAATTACCTAAAGAGTCAAGCAAATACACTATCTGTACCAAAAGTAACCATTCCCTCACCAACTATGCTGCATTTTCGCGGTGGACGCGCTGGTATTGATGAAAAAGCCTATCCCGTTCTTGAACCTGAATTTTATAACGATGTGGCTAAAGCCTATGCACTTGAACTTGAATCACTCTATAACGCAGGTTGTCGTCATGTACAAATGGATGATACTAATCTTGCCTACCTTTGTGATGAAAAAATGCGTGATGCGGCTCGCAAACGGGGCGATGATCCAAACCAATTACCGTTTAAATATGCAGAGTTCATTAATAAAGTGGTTGATTTAAAACCAAAAGGATTAATTCTATCAATTCACCTATGCCGCGGTAATTTTAAAAGCACCTTTGCAGCTAGTGGTAACTATGGGCCAGTTGCGCAGGCACTGCTTAGTGAAATGAAATTAGATGGTTATTTTTTAGAGTACGATGATGAAAGAAGCGGCGGCTTTGAACCTCTCAAATATTTACCCAAAGGTAAAATTGCTATTTTAGGTCTTATTTCAAGTAAATTTGCCCAGTTAGAAAACCCGGATGATATTAAGCGCCGTATTGATGAAGCAGCAAAATTTGCGCCACTTGAGCAATTAGCACTGTCACCGCAATGTGGCTTTAGTAGTACAGTACATGGTAACAATATCACGCTTGATGATCAGCGCGCTAAATTAAAGCTAACCGTTGATATAGCCAAGGATGTTTGGGGCTCAACTGAGATTAACTAA
- the pagP gene encoding lipid IV(A) palmitoyltransferase PagP has protein sequence MLKKYLFIFLFLSPLSAFANDNDTSWWQGIKNSLSDTWNSNTYELYVPVNTWHNRATYDKDKIDGYNERPWGIGAGVYRFDQDGDWHALYIMEFQDSHNVIEPIGGYAYQTYWRPGNSDKWRIGIGYTLSITARKDYNWIPFPAPLPLFSVEYDRLSVQSAYVPGVKRNTGNILFTWLRWQL, from the coding sequence ATGCTAAAAAAATACCTATTCATTTTTTTATTTTTATCTCCTCTATCAGCATTTGCTAACGACAATGATACAAGTTGGTGGCAAGGCATAAAAAATTCATTGTCTGATACATGGAACTCTAATACTTATGAGCTCTATGTTCCGGTTAACACTTGGCATAATCGCGCCACTTACGATAAAGATAAAATCGATGGGTATAATGAAAGGCCATGGGGCATTGGCGCGGGTGTTTATCGTTTTGACCAAGATGGTGATTGGCATGCGCTTTATATTATGGAGTTTCAAGACTCACATAATGTTATAGAGCCTATTGGCGGTTATGCTTACCAAACTTATTGGCGGCCGGGTAACAGTGATAAATGGCGAATTGGTATTGGTTATACGCTAAGCATTACGGCACGTAAAGATTATAATTGGATCCCTTTTCCTGCACCATTACCGTTATTTTCTGTCGAATATGATCGTTTATCAGTACAAAGCGCTTATGTCCCTGGCGTGAAAAGAAACACCGGTAATATTTTATTTACTTGGCTAAGATGGCAACTTTAA
- a CDS encoding DMT family transporter has translation MKKKNTLTIPFLMLATIGAGMLSPMQSAVNGKLGEYVQDGNLCAVISFASGLVVMFAIIISNKTYRKQISSIPSLIKKRKVPLWNWFAGLCGAMVVFSEGASASYLGIATFQTSLICAMLLSGLLCDRFGIGVPEKRPFTLLRISGAIFALIATLLVVSPQWNTPHMLLLAILPFLAGLLAGWQPAGNATIAETTGSTIVSITWNFIVGFTALTIMLCIRILLGKASLVLPDIWWMYLGGPLGLMSIALMAILVRGLGLLLLGVASTAGQLVGSVLIDLLIPALGNAVYTVTIIGTLVALFGAIITSIPDKKQN, from the coding sequence ATGAAAAAGAAAAACACCTTAACAATACCTTTTTTAATGCTTGCGACAATTGGGGCAGGAATGCTCTCGCCAATGCAATCAGCGGTTAATGGTAAGCTTGGAGAATACGTTCAAGATGGTAATTTATGTGCCGTCATCTCATTTGCTAGTGGATTAGTTGTCATGTTTGCAATTATCATAAGTAATAAAACCTACCGCAAACAGATCTCCTCTATCCCTTCTTTAATAAAAAAGAGAAAAGTGCCTTTATGGAACTGGTTTGCCGGCCTGTGTGGGGCAATGGTGGTATTTTCAGAAGGTGCTAGTGCAAGTTATTTAGGCATTGCAACATTCCAAACTTCATTAATTTGTGCCATGTTACTGTCGGGCTTACTTTGTGATCGCTTTGGGATTGGCGTACCAGAAAAAAGGCCATTTACTTTGCTGCGGATCTCTGGTGCCATTTTTGCATTAATTGCAACGTTACTCGTTGTTTCCCCACAATGGAATACTCCCCATATGTTGTTACTTGCAATTTTACCTTTTTTAGCCGGTTTACTCGCAGGCTGGCAACCCGCAGGTAATGCAACCATTGCTGAAACAACAGGCTCAACGATAGTTTCAATTACGTGGAATTTTATCGTTGGCTTTACCGCCTTAACAATTATGTTGTGTATTCGCATTTTACTCGGTAAGGCAAGCTTAGTTTTACCTGATATTTGGTGGATGTATTTAGGCGGCCCACTTGGCCTTATGTCAATTGCATTGATGGCCATTCTTGTAAGAGGCTTAGGTTTGTTATTACTTGGCGTTGCGTCAACAGCAGGCCAATTAGTTGGCTCTGTATTGATTGATCTATTAATTCCAGCACTTGGCAATGCGGTATATACCGTCACAATCATTGGTACTTTAGTCGCTTTATTCGGTGCCATAATAACCTCAATCCCAGATAAAAAACAAAACTAG
- the sstT gene encoding serine/threonine transporter SstT, which translates to MPHRQHPIIRFYFKIGLIPQILLGLILGITLAMVSKDAAMSVGVLGQLFINALKSVAPLLVLVLVVSSIANHQHGKKSNINILMILYFVGMMSAALLATFASFLFPSKITLAENIQEIGLSPPSGVQEILTTLLSRMIDNPVNALVQANYIGLIIWGVGIGLALRHASSSTKIMMADLSYAISFIVRIIIRFAPLGILGLVASTLAETGFGELANYAHLLLVLVSCMLIVALVINPLLAFLVMRKNPYPLVFISLKDSAIPAFFTRSSAANIPVNMEICKKLKMHEDTYSVAVPLGAAINMSGAAVTITVLTLATVYSMGISVDIYSAVLLCIVSSVCACGASGIAGGSLLLIPVACSMFGIPNEISIKVIAIGLTLGVIQDSVETALNSSSDVVFIGAISSAIKHKDGAKA; encoded by the coding sequence ATGCCGCATCGTCAACACCCAATAATTCGCTTCTATTTTAAAATTGGGCTCATTCCCCAAATTTTATTAGGGTTAATATTAGGAATAACGCTTGCGATGGTATCGAAAGATGCGGCAATGAGTGTTGGAGTACTTGGGCAGCTTTTTATTAATGCATTAAAATCAGTAGCGCCATTACTGGTATTAGTCCTTGTTGTCTCGTCAATTGCTAATCATCAACATGGTAAAAAATCAAACATTAATATATTGATGATCTTATATTTTGTCGGCATGATGTCAGCGGCACTTTTAGCAACGTTTGCGAGTTTTTTATTCCCATCGAAAATAACGCTTGCTGAAAATATCCAAGAAATAGGGTTAAGCCCACCTAGTGGCGTACAAGAAATCTTAACCACCTTATTAAGCCGAATGATTGATAATCCAGTGAATGCACTTGTGCAAGCAAACTATATTGGATTAATTATTTGGGGGGTTGGAATTGGCTTAGCATTGCGCCATGCAAGTAGCAGTACCAAAATTATGATGGCTGATTTATCGTATGCTATTTCGTTTATTGTTAGAATTATTATTCGCTTTGCCCCTTTAGGTATTTTAGGCCTTGTTGCATCAACACTTGCTGAAACAGGCTTTGGTGAATTAGCTAATTATGCACACCTATTATTAGTATTAGTCAGCTGTATGTTAATTGTTGCTTTAGTCATTAATCCATTACTCGCATTTTTAGTCATGCGTAAAAATCCTTATCCTTTAGTTTTCATTTCGTTAAAAGATAGCGCTATTCCAGCCTTCTTCACGCGTAGCTCAGCGGCTAATATTCCGGTTAATATGGAAATTTGTAAAAAATTAAAAATGCATGAAGACACTTATTCCGTAGCAGTGCCACTGGGCGCGGCGATTAATATGTCTGGCGCAGCGGTTACGATAACGGTATTAACACTTGCAACGGTTTATTCAATGGGGATTTCTGTTGATATTTATTCAGCGGTATTGCTGTGCATTGTCTCATCAGTGTGTGCCTGTGGCGCATCGGGTATTGCTGGTGGCTCCCTATTACTTATCCCCGTTGCTTGTAGCATGTTTGGTATTCCAAATGAAATTTCGATCAAAGTTATCGCAATTGGCTTAACGCTTGGTGTGATCCAAGATTCGGTCGAAACAGCACTTAATTCATCGAGTGATGTTGTTTTTATTGGCGCCATATCTTCAGCCATCAAGCATAAAGATGGCGCAAAAGCTTAA
- a CDS encoding PfkB family carbohydrate kinase: MLKIERKTNILNFLKKQKIVQVKKLSEQLNVTKETIRNDLSELENEGYVKRHHGGAILNSQIFDSMSLQDLINYPQLNEQSINTERLKNMHNHVFILGSFNVDITNVVPHLPAPGESILASHSSFSPGGKGANQALAASCSQADVYFVTKIGQDEFNHYAKRYFENSKISNYKLFESTKSKTGCAVILVSNESGENCIAISPGANMEITNSEVDYLEDEIKNASVILLQLETNTSAIKRAIDIAKKNDVKVVLNPAPYNDSLLNLLSDIDIITPNETEATLISNVSINDLESAKRAAKKIYAMGVNVVIITLGSKGALCFDGEQFILSPAYPAIVKNTSGAGDAFNGAFASSLAQGKALLYSLQYASAFASLSVETDCASSMPNHQMVLDRINQNINKIIPKTFI, from the coding sequence ATGTTAAAAATAGAAAGAAAAACTAACATACTGAATTTTCTTAAAAAACAAAAAATTGTTCAGGTTAAAAAATTATCAGAACAATTAAACGTGACGAAAGAAACAATTCGCAATGATTTATCCGAATTAGAAAATGAAGGTTACGTCAAAAGGCATCATGGCGGCGCAATACTCAATTCTCAAATTTTTGATTCAATGTCATTACAAGATTTAATTAATTACCCTCAATTAAACGAACAATCTATTAATACTGAAAGGCTAAAGAATATGCATAATCACGTTTTTATTTTGGGCTCATTTAATGTTGATATTACCAATGTTGTGCCACATCTTCCCGCTCCCGGGGAGTCAATACTCGCATCGCACTCCTCTTTTTCACCGGGTGGTAAAGGTGCTAATCAAGCATTAGCGGCGAGTTGCTCACAAGCAGATGTCTATTTTGTAACTAAAATAGGCCAAGATGAGTTTAATCATTATGCCAAACGGTATTTTGAAAATTCAAAAATTAGTAATTACAAATTATTTGAATCAACAAAAAGTAAAACTGGCTGCGCCGTTATATTGGTATCTAATGAGTCAGGCGAAAATTGTATCGCTATATCGCCAGGTGCAAACATGGAAATTACGAATAGTGAAGTTGACTACCTTGAAGATGAAATAAAAAATGCAAGTGTAATTTTATTACAACTTGAAACAAATACTAGCGCAATAAAACGCGCAATTGATATTGCCAAGAAGAATGATGTAAAAGTTGTTCTAAACCCTGCACCTTATAATGATTCGTTACTTAATTTGCTTTCTGATATCGATATCATCACACCAAATGAAACAGAAGCCACATTGATTTCAAACGTTTCGATCAACGATTTAGAAAGCGCAAAAAGAGCAGCGAAAAAAATTTACGCAATGGGGGTAAACGTTGTCATTATTACATTAGGTTCTAAAGGTGCGTTATGTTTTGATGGTGAGCAATTTATTTTATCACCGGCGTACCCAGCTATTGTTAAAAATACCTCTGGAGCTGGCGATGCTTTTAATGGCGCGTTTGCCTCTTCTTTAGCTCAAGGTAAAGCTTTACTTTATTCATTACAGTATGCATCGGCTTTTGCTTCATTATCAGTTGAAACAGACTGCGCATCTAGCATGCCTAATCATCAAATGGTATTAGATCGAATTAACCAAAACATAAACAAAATTATCCCTAAAACCTTTATTTAA
- a CDS encoding MFS transporter, with translation MNTSEIKQIIYHNKMTNFQIFAVAVCVLISLIDGFDVLTIAFVGPVISAQWQLSAEQLGILFSAGLAGMVVGALIISPFADKFGRRFIILCCLVILTVGMFSAGFANNHSQLVIARIFTGLGMGAILPGINTVVAEYSSNRYRSLAISIMAAGYTVGALIGGMIAIYVINYFGWQYVFFLGGLFSALLIPVVFYQLPESLDFILTQKSHNRLAKLNQLLTKLGLTHCADFPKLDQAAPKKASNLSLLLSAKMLKATILLCISNFMLMCSFYFLANWTPKILVSLGYSTDLSISGSLIMNIFGIIGGLLLGWLSKKYSVQKVTSLMLIAAFIVVITFGFSNNYLPLLFVLIAFIGFTIFGAMAGLYATAPAIFPPQIRATGTGLVLGLARLGATLGPYVAGLLIAAELPRGHYFFILALPLLVAAACVFIIKPYQQQ, from the coding sequence ATGAATACCAGCGAAATAAAGCAGATTATTTACCACAATAAAATGACTAATTTTCAGATCTTTGCGGTAGCAGTTTGTGTACTTATTAGCTTAATTGATGGTTTTGATGTATTAACTATTGCCTTTGTTGGCCCAGTTATCTCAGCGCAGTGGCAACTTAGCGCTGAACAATTGGGTATTTTATTTAGCGCAGGGCTTGCTGGTATGGTGGTAGGTGCGCTTATCATATCGCCTTTTGCCGATAAATTTGGCCGGCGCTTTATTATTTTATGCTGCTTAGTTATCTTAACTGTTGGTATGTTTTCAGCTGGTTTTGCAAATAATCATTCACAATTAGTGATTGCACGTATTTTTACTGGCCTTGGGATGGGCGCGATATTACCCGGTATTAATACCGTTGTCGCTGAGTATTCATCTAATCGTTATCGATCACTAGCGATTAGTATCATGGCCGCAGGTTATACTGTTGGCGCACTGATCGGCGGTATGATCGCCATATATGTAATAAACTATTTTGGTTGGCAGTATGTGTTTTTTTTGGGTGGCTTATTTTCTGCGTTGTTGATCCCAGTCGTATTTTATCAATTGCCTGAATCCCTCGATTTTATTTTAACTCAAAAAAGCCATAATCGACTTGCTAAACTTAATCAGCTACTGACTAAATTAGGCTTAACTCATTGTGCTGATTTCCCAAAATTAGATCAGGCTGCCCCTAAAAAAGCGAGCAATTTAAGCCTACTGCTGAGCGCCAAAATGCTTAAAGCAACCATTTTACTATGCATTAGTAACTTTATGTTGATGTGTTCGTTCTACTTTTTAGCGAACTGGACTCCAAAAATTTTGGTCAGTTTGGGCTATTCAACGGACTTAAGTATCAGCGGTTCACTGATTATGAATATTTTTGGTATTATTGGCGGCTTATTACTAGGCTGGTTGTCAAAAAAATACTCGGTTCAAAAAGTGACTTCACTTATGTTAATCGCGGCCTTTATTGTGGTTATCACATTTGGTTTTAGTAACAATTATTTACCGTTACTATTTGTCTTAATCGCTTTTATTGGTTTTACCATTTTTGGCGCCATGGCCGGATTATATGCAACTGCGCCGGCAATATTTCCCCCTCAAATTAGGGCAACAGGCACTGGCCTTGTGTTAGGGCTTGCCCGCCTTGGCGCAACGCTTGGTCCTTATGTAGCTGGATTGTTGATTGCAGCTGAACTACCTCGTGGCCATTACTTTTTTATTTTGGCCCTGCCGCTGTTAGTTGCAGCAGCTTGTGTATTTATTATTAAACCTTATCAGCAGCAATAA
- the lexA gene encoding transcriptional repressor LexA: MKPLTERQQQIYDLIRSHIQATGMPPTRAEIAAQLGFRSANAAEEHLKALARKGAIEMIAGSSRGIRLLLEDEAEDGLPLIGRVAAGSPILAQEHIEGRYQVDPSLFKPNADFLLRVNGMSMKDIGILDGDLLAVHKTQDATNGQVVVARIGEEVTVKRLEKKGTKVRLIAENAEFSPIDVDLQIQDFSIEGLAVGVIRNGTWM; the protein is encoded by the coding sequence ATGAAACCACTTACAGAGCGGCAACAACAGATTTATGATTTAATTCGGTCCCATATTCAGGCAACGGGAATGCCACCTACTCGAGCGGAAATCGCAGCACAATTAGGCTTTCGCTCAGCTAATGCCGCAGAAGAACACCTTAAAGCTTTAGCGCGTAAAGGTGCAATTGAAATGATTGCTGGATCGTCTAGGGGCATTCGTTTACTGCTTGAAGATGAAGCTGAAGACGGTTTACCGCTTATTGGCAGGGTTGCTGCTGGTTCGCCGATTTTAGCGCAAGAACATATTGAAGGCCGCTATCAAGTTGATCCTAGCTTATTTAAACCAAATGCTGATTTTTTATTACGCGTTAATGGTATGTCAATGAAGGATATCGGTATTTTAGATGGTGATTTACTTGCGGTACATAAAACACAAGATGCAACTAATGGTCAAGTCGTGGTTGCTCGAATTGGTGAAGAAGTAACGGTAAAACGCTTAGAAAAGAAAGGCACAAAAGTTCGGCTAATTGCTGAAAATGCTGAGTTTTCACCGATTGATGTCGATCTACAAATACAAGATTTTTCTATTGAAGGATTAGCCGTTGGTGTTATTCGTAATGGAACATGGATGTAA